A genomic segment from Prosthecodimorpha staleyi encodes:
- the pheS gene encoding phenylalanine--tRNA ligase subunit alpha has translation MSVTEDIDLAKVEEAILTDIGAAADEAALEAVRVAALGKKGSISERMKTLGALAPDERKAAGAAINAVKDRVSEALATRRVVLKDAALAERLARETVDVTLPARPNPAGEGRIHPISQVVDELTAIFADMGFRVAEGPDVETDYYNFTALNFPVGHPAREMHDTFFFHPDANGERKLLRTHTSPVQIRTMETEKPPIRVIIPGRTYRCDSDQTHTPMFHQVEGLVIDKTSTIGTMKWVLQEFCRAFFEVDHVEMRFRPSFFPFTEPSMEVDIRCDRSGPEIKFGEGDDWLEILGCGMIHPNVLKFGGIDPDEYQGFAWGMGIDRIAMLKYGMPDLRAFFDADARWIRHYGFRPLDLPTLFGGLSAQ, from the coding sequence ATGAGCGTCACCGAAGACATCGATCTCGCCAAGGTCGAGGAAGCCATCCTGACGGATATCGGGGCGGCCGCCGACGAGGCCGCGCTGGAAGCCGTCCGCGTCGCCGCGCTCGGCAAGAAGGGCTCCATCTCCGAGCGGATGAAGACGCTGGGTGCGCTGGCGCCGGACGAACGCAAGGCCGCCGGCGCCGCCATCAACGCCGTCAAGGACCGCGTCAGCGAAGCGCTCGCCACCCGCCGCGTCGTCTTGAAGGACGCCGCGCTGGCCGAGCGACTGGCCCGCGAGACCGTCGACGTGACCCTGCCGGCGCGCCCGAACCCGGCCGGCGAGGGCCGCATCCACCCGATCAGCCAGGTGGTCGACGAACTCACCGCCATCTTCGCCGACATGGGCTTCCGCGTCGCCGAGGGTCCGGACGTGGAGACCGACTACTACAACTTCACCGCGCTGAACTTCCCCGTCGGCCATCCGGCGCGGGAGATGCACGACACCTTCTTCTTCCATCCGGACGCCAACGGCGAGCGCAAGCTGCTGCGCACCCACACCTCGCCGGTGCAGATCCGCACCATGGAGACCGAGAAGCCGCCGATCCGCGTGATCATCCCGGGCCGGACCTACCGCTGCGACAGCGACCAGACCCACACGCCGATGTTCCATCAGGTCGAGGGGCTGGTCATCGACAAGACCTCGACGATCGGCACGATGAAGTGGGTGCTGCAGGAATTCTGCAGGGCCTTCTTCGAGGTCGACCATGTCGAGATGCGCTTCCGGCCGAGCTTCTTCCCGTTCACGGAGCCGTCCATGGAGGTCGACATCCGCTGCGACCGGTCCGGGCCGGAGATCAAGTTCGGCGAGGGCGACGACTGGCTGGAGATCCTCGGCTGCGGCATGATCCATCCGAACGTGCTGAAATTCGGCGGCATCGATCCCGACGAGTATCAGGGCTTCGCCTGGGGCATGGGCATCGACCGCATCGCCATGCTGAAATACGGCATGCCCGACCTGCGCGCCTTCTTCGACGCCGACGCCCGCTGGATCCGCCACTACGGCTTCCGCCCGCTCGACCTGCCGACCCTGTTCGGGGGCCTGAGCGCGCAGTAG
- the rplT gene encoding 50S ribosomal protein L20 translates to MARVKRGVTAHAKHKKVLKAAKGYYGRRKNTIRTAKAAVDKGMQYAYRDRRNKKRNFRALWIQRINAAVRAIDWNMNYSRFIDGLNKAGVEVDRKVLSDLAIHEPDAFQALVAKAQAALAA, encoded by the coding sequence ATGGCTCGTGTTAAGCGCGGTGTCACCGCTCACGCCAAGCATAAGAAGGTTCTGAAGGCCGCCAAGGGCTACTATGGCCGCCGCAAGAATACCATCCGCACCGCCAAGGCGGCCGTCGACAAGGGCATGCAGTATGCCTATCGCGACCGCCGCAACAAGAAGCGCAATTTCCGGGCTCTCTGGATCCAGCGCATCAACGCCGCGGTTCGGGCGATCGACTGGAACATGAACTACAGCCGATTTATCGACGGCCTGAACAAGGCCGGCGTCGAGGTCGATCGCAAGGTCCTGTCGGACCTCGCCATCCACGAGCCGGACGCGTTCCAGGCCCTGGTTGCCAAGGCGCAGGCCGCCCTCGCGGCCTGA
- the rpmI gene encoding 50S ribosomal protein L35, whose protein sequence is MPKMKTKSGAKKRFKLTANRHVKVQQAGKRHGMIKRTAKFVRNARGTTVLCESDAKIIRKFMPYA, encoded by the coding sequence ATGCCCAAGATGAAGACCAAGAGCGGCGCCAAGAAGCGCTTCAAGCTCACCGCCAACCGTCACGTCAAGGTCCAGCAGGCCGGCAAGCGTCACGGCATGATCAAGCGCACTGCGAAGTTCGTGCGCAACGCCCGCGGCACCACGGTGCTCTGCGAGAGCGATGCGAAGATCATCCGCAAGTTCATGCCCTACGCGTGA